A region from the Nocardioides plantarum genome encodes:
- a CDS encoding inositol monophosphatase family protein: protein MSDPAAPATPTHGPVDGPVDGPVDGPASELADLAVEVARAAAALVRERALGTITVADTKTSAIDVVTQADRDTEALVRQLILARRPDDAILGEEGDDVVGTSGVRWVVDPIDGTVNFLYGIPQYAVSLAAEVDGEVVAGVVVDVAKQVEYVARPGADGTTVALRDGVPIRVGPERPLGQRLIGTGFSYVTEVKVVQVAAVGRLLPRIRDVRRLGSCALDLCHVAEGRLDGYVEEGVNLWDHAAGGLIARAAGAHTETGPGAGGLTLLLCAPSHGVDDLRQATVEAGFWAE, encoded by the coding sequence GTGAGCGACCCGGCCGCGCCGGCCACTCCGACCCACGGGCCGGTCGACGGGCCGGTCGACGGGCCGGTCGACGGGCCGGCCTCCGAGCTGGCCGACCTGGCCGTCGAGGTGGCCCGTGCCGCGGCCGCCCTGGTGCGCGAGCGCGCCCTCGGCACGATCACCGTGGCCGACACCAAGACCAGCGCGATCGACGTCGTCACCCAGGCCGACCGCGACACCGAGGCGCTGGTCCGCCAGCTGATCCTGGCCCGCCGTCCCGACGACGCGATCCTCGGCGAGGAGGGCGACGACGTCGTCGGCACCTCCGGGGTCCGCTGGGTCGTCGACCCGATCGACGGCACGGTCAACTTCCTCTACGGCATCCCGCAGTACGCCGTCTCCCTGGCCGCCGAGGTCGACGGCGAGGTCGTCGCGGGGGTGGTCGTCGACGTCGCCAAGCAGGTCGAGTACGTCGCCCGCCCCGGTGCCGACGGGACGACCGTCGCGCTGCGCGACGGCGTCCCGATCCGGGTGGGCCCGGAGCGCCCGCTGGGGCAGCGCCTGATCGGCACCGGCTTCTCCTACGTCACCGAGGTCAAGGTCGTCCAGGTCGCCGCCGTCGGCCGCCTGCTGCCCCGCATCCGCGACGTACGCCGCCTCGGATCGTGCGCCCTCGACCTGTGCCACGTGGCCGAGGGACGGCTCGACGGCTACGTCGAGGAGGGCGTCAACCTGTGGGACCACGCGGCCGGGGGACTCATCGCCCGGGCGGCCGGAGCGCACACCGAGACCGGCCCCGGAGCGGGGGGTCTGACCCTCCTGCTGTGCGCTCCCTCACACGGTGTCGACGACCTGCGTCAGGCCACGGTGGAGGCCGGTTTCTGGGCGGAATAG
- a CDS encoding ferrochelatase — MPPDIAPYDALLLVSFGGPEGPDDVVPFLENVTRGRGIPRERLEEVGQHYYLFGGRSPINDQNRAFLDALRVDLDEHGIDLPVYWGNRNWDPYLRDTLAQMAADGVRRVACFVTSAYSSWSSCRQYRENLFDAVDALPGGVDGPDTPRLDKLRHYFNHPGFVTPVVDATVAALAELPDDARIAFVTHSIPTAMSEGSGPPEADGTYVTQHLDVAQVVVDAVAEQTGRRHEHALVYCSRSGSPQTPWLEPDVNDHLEALAAEGASGVVVVPVGFVSDHMEVIYDLDTEAKETAERLGLPFRRAATPGDDPRFVAVVRDLLLERAAVERGEEVARAAEGSFGACWDRCPVGCCPNPRAARPALTGVPE; from the coding sequence TTGCCACCCGATATCGCGCCGTACGACGCCCTGCTCCTGGTCTCCTTCGGCGGTCCCGAGGGCCCCGACGACGTGGTGCCGTTCCTCGAGAACGTCACCCGCGGCCGGGGGATCCCCCGTGAGCGGCTCGAGGAGGTCGGCCAGCACTACTACCTGTTCGGCGGCCGCTCGCCGATCAACGACCAGAACCGTGCGTTCCTGGACGCCCTGCGCGTCGATCTCGACGAGCACGGCATCGACCTGCCCGTCTACTGGGGCAACCGCAACTGGGACCCCTACCTGCGTGACACGCTCGCGCAGATGGCGGCCGACGGCGTACGCCGGGTGGCCTGCTTCGTGACCAGCGCCTACTCGTCGTGGTCGAGCTGCCGGCAGTACCGCGAGAACCTCTTCGACGCCGTCGACGCGCTGCCCGGCGGGGTCGACGGCCCCGACACGCCGCGCCTCGACAAGCTGCGTCACTACTTCAACCACCCCGGCTTCGTGACGCCCGTCGTCGACGCGACGGTCGCTGCCCTGGCCGAGCTGCCCGACGACGCGCGGATCGCCTTCGTCACCCACTCGATCCCCACGGCGATGAGCGAGGGCAGCGGGCCGCCGGAGGCCGACGGCACCTACGTCACCCAGCACCTCGACGTCGCGCAGGTCGTCGTCGACGCGGTCGCCGAGCAGACCGGCCGCCGCCACGAGCACGCGCTGGTCTACTGCTCGCGCTCCGGCTCACCGCAGACCCCGTGGCTCGAGCCCGACGTCAACGACCACCTCGAGGCCCTCGCGGCCGAGGGCGCGTCCGGCGTCGTCGTCGTCCCCGTCGGCTTCGTCTCCGACCACATGGAGGTCATCTACGACCTCGACACCGAGGCCAAGGAGACCGCCGAGCGCCTCGGCCTGCCGTTCCGTCGTGCGGCCACGCCGGGCGACGACCCGCGCTTCGTCGCCGTCGTCCGCGACCTGCTGCTCGAGCGGGCCGCCGTGGAGCGCGGCGAGGAGGTGGCGCGCGCCGCCGAGGGGTCCTTCGGGGCGTGCTGGGACCGCTGCCCGGTCGGGTGCTGCCCCAACCCGCGGGCCGCGCGTCCCGCGCTGACCGGCGTCCCGGAGTGA
- a CDS encoding MFS transporter translates to MLATYRRILERPGTALFSATGLFARLPIAMVGLGIVLLVEAESGSYGLAGSVSAVALLANAGCAILQARWIDRLGQSRVLAVVITVWGVALAGLMWSVESGWPLVATYALAAVAGASLPSVGACVRSRWAHVLTDVGDRQTAFALEAVADETVYMVGPILVTVLATAVHPVAGLTAALVAGVSGTLAFSAQRATEPPPHPPLADRRDRARMPWETVLPLAVASLALGTLFGAAEVTTVAFAEERDAKALSGVLLALWAAGSLIAGFLTGAVSWRRTVLSRLRIGAAAMAVAMVPLCLIDQTWLMGVVLFVAGFAIAPTLIATMSLAERTVPASRLTEGMAFVQTGIVAGVAPGAALAGLVIDSAGASPAYLVSVGGGVLALVATLVVRVPAAPRGERPGVVRPA, encoded by the coding sequence ATGCTTGCCACCTACCGCCGCATCCTGGAGCGACCCGGGACGGCCCTCTTCTCCGCGACCGGGCTGTTCGCCCGCCTGCCCATCGCCATGGTCGGCCTCGGCATCGTGCTCCTGGTCGAGGCCGAGTCGGGCTCCTACGGCCTGGCCGGATCGGTCTCGGCGGTCGCGCTGCTGGCCAACGCCGGCTGCGCGATCCTGCAGGCCCGCTGGATCGACCGGCTGGGACAGTCGCGGGTGCTGGCGGTCGTGATCACGGTCTGGGGCGTCGCCCTCGCCGGGTTGATGTGGTCGGTGGAGTCCGGCTGGCCGCTGGTGGCGACCTACGCCCTCGCGGCGGTGGCCGGGGCGTCCCTGCCCTCGGTCGGTGCGTGCGTGCGGTCACGGTGGGCGCACGTGCTCACCGACGTCGGCGACCGGCAGACGGCCTTCGCGCTGGAGGCCGTGGCCGACGAGACCGTCTACATGGTCGGCCCGATCCTGGTCACCGTCCTGGCGACGGCCGTGCACCCGGTGGCCGGGCTGACCGCGGCCCTGGTCGCGGGCGTGAGCGGCACGCTGGCCTTCAGCGCCCAGCGCGCCACCGAGCCACCGCCGCACCCGCCGCTCGCCGATCGCCGCGACCGGGCCCGGATGCCGTGGGAGACCGTGCTGCCCCTGGCCGTCGCGTCCCTGGCGCTCGGGACGCTCTTCGGGGCCGCCGAGGTCACCACCGTCGCGTTCGCCGAGGAGCGCGACGCGAAGGCCCTCTCGGGGGTGCTGCTCGCCCTCTGGGCCGCCGGCAGCCTGATCGCCGGCTTCCTCACCGGTGCCGTCAGCTGGCGTCGTACGGTCCTGTCGCGGCTGCGGATCGGCGCCGCGGCGATGGCCGTGGCGATGGTGCCGCTGTGCCTGATCGACCAGACCTGGTTGATGGGCGTGGTGCTGTTCGTCGCCGGGTTCGCGATCGCGCCGACGCTGATCGCCACGATGTCGCTCGCCGAGCGGACCGTGCCCGCCTCGCGCCTGACCGAGGGGATGGCGTTCGTGCAGACCGGCATCGTCGCGGGGGTCGCCCCGGGTGCCGCCCTCGCCGGTCTCGTCATCGACTCCGCCGGCGCCTCGCCGGCCTACCTCGTCTCGGTCGGCGGTGGCGTGCTCGCGCTGGTCGCGACGCTGGTGGTGCGGGTGCCCGCTGCCCCGAGGGGTGAGCGACCCGGCGTCGTACGACCAGCATGA